From one Variovorax sp. PBL-H6 genomic stretch:
- a CDS encoding YceI family protein — MGLALLVIVLVVLVAGCGSPMRESASVSAGRTAPIEFPSTFSAQALARGKAVYRIETARSLAVITVRRGGSLARLGHDHVVASRHVQGLIATDDGRADLYLPLAELSVDEPALRAEAGLDTQPSDADIAATRANMLDKVLEVQRFPFALIRVSGPAAMTAGAQLGIEVTLHGTSRRFDLPVRIGMANGELNVAGTLEFDQSEFGIVPFSVLGGAIQVQDRLSLRFSVQARRVGTGDVASPWPMQ; from the coding sequence ATGGGCCTTGCCCTGCTCGTCATCGTCCTCGTCGTGCTCGTCGCAGGGTGCGGATCGCCAATGCGCGAGAGCGCGTCCGTCTCAGCGGGCCGCACGGCACCGATTGAATTTCCGAGCACGTTCTCCGCGCAGGCGCTGGCCCGGGGCAAGGCGGTCTATCGCATCGAGACCGCACGTTCGCTGGCCGTCATCACCGTGCGCCGCGGTGGATCGCTGGCGCGGCTGGGGCACGACCACGTCGTCGCGAGCCGCCATGTGCAAGGCCTGATCGCCACCGACGACGGCCGCGCGGACCTGTACCTGCCCCTGGCCGAGCTCTCGGTCGACGAGCCGGCGCTGCGCGCGGAGGCAGGGCTGGACACGCAGCCGAGCGACGCCGACATCGCCGCCACGCGCGCCAACATGCTCGACAAGGTGCTCGAGGTGCAGCGCTTCCCCTTCGCGCTGATCCGGGTGAGCGGCCCGGCGGCGATGACGGCCGGCGCGCAACTCGGCATCGAGGTCACGCTGCACGGAACGAGCCGCCGCTTCGATCTGCCGGTCCGCATCGGCATGGCCAACGGCGAGCTGAACGTGGCCGGCACGCTTGAGTTCGACCAGTCCGAATTCGGCATCGTGCCCTTTTCGGTCCTGGGCGGCGCGATTCAGGTGCAGGATCGCCTGAGCCTGCGTTTCAGCGTCCAGGCCCGCAGGGTCGGCACGGGGGACGTGGCAAGCCCATGGCCGATGCAGTGA
- a CDS encoding YceI family protein encodes MNRTAAPLPNNAVAEGKGTPVARLARLALVLACATLPPAFAAEWKMDPAASRLDFAATFEKTPAPGSFKDFEVRLDFDPERPADGRLEVRIGVASADMANADINKAIAGPEWFDAARHPQAEFRASEIRRVQGNSYLARGTLRLKGVQQAVEVPFTWSGEADTAGMQGEFTVKRQPFGIGTGEWAATDVIGPDVTIKFRVRLLK; translated from the coding sequence GTGAACCGCACGGCTGCTCCGCTGCCGAATAACGCCGTCGCCGAAGGCAAAGGGACTCCAGTCGCCCGCCTGGCCCGCCTCGCCCTGGTGCTCGCCTGCGCCACGCTGCCGCCCGCCTTTGCGGCCGAATGGAAGATGGACCCGGCCGCAAGCCGGCTCGATTTCGCCGCAACCTTCGAGAAGACGCCGGCGCCGGGTTCGTTCAAGGACTTCGAGGTGCGGCTCGACTTCGACCCCGAGCGCCCCGCCGACGGCCGCCTCGAGGTCCGCATCGGCGTCGCGAGCGCCGACATGGCGAACGCGGACATCAACAAGGCCATCGCCGGTCCCGAGTGGTTCGACGCCGCCCGCCATCCGCAGGCGGAGTTCCGCGCCTCCGAGATTCGCCGTGTGCAGGGCAACAGCTATCTCGCGCGCGGCACGCTGAGGCTGAAGGGCGTGCAGCAGGCCGTCGAGGTGCCTTTCACCTGGAGCGGCGAAGCGGACACGGCGGGCATGCAGGGCGAGTTCACCGTCAAGCGGCAGCCCTTCGGCATCGGCACCGGCGAGTGGGCGGCGACCGACGTCATCGGCCCCGACGTGACGATCAAGTTCCGCGTGCGCCTGCTGAAATGA
- a CDS encoding cytochrome b, whose protein sequence is MRPKPRPVDARRQAGPAPAAWSGGIKFFHWLIGLLILVQFALGWLAVSWRLSPTKLDLFVWHKSIGVLVLALVLLRLAWRLAAPAAPALPAHMPAWERTAARASHVLLYGLMLALPLSGWVIQSTSGMPFRIFRQWPLPAIAAADKAASDLAAIVHLSLGIALAALLAVHIGAALRHHFILRDEVLMRMLPARRRPS, encoded by the coding sequence ATGCGGCCGAAACCCAGACCCGTCGACGCCCGCCGGCAAGCAGGGCCGGCACCCGCCGCATGGAGCGGCGGCATCAAGTTCTTCCATTGGCTGATCGGGCTGCTGATCCTCGTTCAGTTCGCCCTGGGCTGGCTGGCGGTCTCATGGCGGCTCTCGCCGACCAAGCTGGATCTCTTCGTCTGGCACAAGTCGATCGGGGTCCTGGTGCTTGCGCTGGTGCTGCTGCGCCTGGCGTGGCGTCTCGCCGCACCGGCTGCGCCCGCCTTGCCCGCGCACATGCCGGCATGGGAACGCACCGCGGCGCGCGCCAGCCACGTGCTGCTGTATGGGCTGATGCTCGCGCTGCCGCTCAGCGGCTGGGTGATCCAGTCCACCTCGGGCATGCCGTTCCGCATCTTCCGGCAATGGCCGCTGCCAGCGATCGCGGCCGCCGACAAGGCGGCGTCCGATCTCGCGGCAATCGTTCATCTCTCGCTGGGCATCGCCTTGGCCGCCCTGCTCGCCGTGCACATCGGCGCGGCGCTGCGGCACCACTTCATCCTGCGCGACGAGGTGCTGATGCGGATGCTGCCGGCCCGGAGGCGCCCCTCGTGA
- a CDS encoding MFS transporter has product MPGIQCSHATPVAVPAPAQAAVAKALPASLLLLLAAMAGLAVASLYYSQPMLGVLAAEIGASDRAIGLVPTLTQLGYALGIGLLAPLGDRYDRRRIILIKAGVLGAALLMTGIAPSIGVLLVLSLVIGLSATLAQDVVPAAATLAPEAHRGRAVGTVMTGLLLGVLLSRVASGFVAEHFGWRAVFLGAAASIAMIGLAAWQRLPRFRPTTQLAYRALLGSLAALWKRHPALRRAAWAQGLLAIGFSAFWSTLAVMLHAAPFHLGAAAAGAFGLAGAAGALAAPLAGRIADRRGPEWVTRLGAGLVVVSFAAMTLSPLLQPHARLGLLVLCAIGFDLGVQATLIAHQTLIYGIEPAARSRLNAVLFIGMFVGMAVGAALGSLLLAGWGWMGVTALATASAVAALAVRLWPARQVGAQPA; this is encoded by the coding sequence ATGCCTGGCATTCAATGTTCGCATGCAACGCCGGTGGCCGTACCGGCACCGGCCCAAGCGGCCGTGGCGAAGGCACTGCCTGCATCGCTGCTCCTCCTGCTGGCCGCCATGGCCGGCCTGGCGGTCGCATCGCTGTACTACAGCCAGCCCATGCTCGGCGTGCTCGCCGCAGAGATCGGCGCCTCCGATCGCGCGATCGGCCTCGTCCCCACACTCACGCAGCTCGGTTACGCGCTCGGCATCGGGCTGCTGGCGCCGCTCGGCGACCGCTACGACCGGCGCCGCATCATCCTGATCAAGGCTGGCGTGCTCGGCGCCGCGCTGCTGATGACAGGGATCGCGCCTTCCATCGGCGTGTTGCTGGTCCTGAGCCTGGTCATCGGGCTGTCCGCGACGCTGGCGCAGGACGTCGTGCCAGCCGCCGCCACGCTCGCGCCCGAAGCGCACCGCGGCCGCGCCGTGGGCACGGTCATGACCGGGCTGCTGCTGGGCGTGCTGCTGTCGCGGGTGGCGAGCGGCTTCGTGGCGGAGCACTTCGGCTGGCGCGCGGTGTTCCTCGGGGCGGCGGCGAGCATCGCCATGATCGGGTTGGCGGCCTGGCAGCGGCTGCCGCGCTTCCGGCCCACGACGCAGTTGGCCTACCGCGCACTCCTGGGCTCGTTGGCCGCGCTGTGGAAGCGCCATCCGGCGCTGCGCCGCGCGGCATGGGCCCAGGGGCTGCTGGCGATCGGCTTCAGCGCCTTCTGGTCGACGCTTGCCGTGATGCTGCACGCCGCGCCCTTCCATCTGGGCGCTGCTGCCGCCGGCGCCTTCGGCCTGGCCGGCGCCGCCGGCGCGCTCGCGGCGCCGCTGGCCGGGCGCATCGCCGACCGCCGCGGGCCGGAATGGGTCACACGGCTGGGGGCGGGGCTGGTCGTCGTCTCCTTCGCCGCGATGACGCTGTCGCCGCTGCTGCAGCCGCACGCCCGCCTCGGCTTGCTGGTGCTTTGCGCGATCGGCTTCGACCTCGGCGTCCAGGCGACGCTGATCGCACACCAGACCTTGATCTACGGCATCGAACCCGCCGCGCGCAGCCGGCTCAACGCCGTGCTCTTCATCGGCATGTTCGTCGGCATGGCGGTCGGCGCGGCACTGGGCAGCCTGCTGCTGGCCGGGTGGGGCTGGATGGGCGTCACGGCGTTGGCGACCGCTTCGGCCGTCGCGGCCTTGGCGGTACGGCTCTGGCCCGCGCGGCAGGTGGGCGCACAGCCCGCTTGA
- a CDS encoding LysR family transcriptional regulator: MNEPAAPTGTTDRIALMQTFVRIVEAGSLSAAAAQMGATQPTVSRRLQALERSLGVRLLRRSTHAMKLTEDGERCYERAKELLANWEAFEAELRGAGDEAEGSLRVIAPHAFGQQQLVEPLARFLRRYPRVTVEWLLHDDMQDFVANGVDCAIQVGEVRDPSVVALKLAEVPRIVIAAPSVLEGRPLPAHPSELASLPWLALRTFYRNEVTLTHAASGETLRFAIRPRLSTDSLLAMRSAALAGLGACAASAWLPVDDLVQGRLLHLAPEWRAAPLPVYLVYPHARFQPARLRRFIEAMREAMPAIFGMDVPAGAGNQALAGRGPRPPL; this comes from the coding sequence ATGAACGAACCCGCTGCGCCCACGGGCACCACCGACCGCATCGCGCTGATGCAGACCTTCGTTCGCATCGTGGAGGCCGGCAGCCTGTCGGCCGCCGCAGCGCAGATGGGCGCGACCCAGCCCACCGTGAGCCGGCGTCTCCAGGCGTTGGAGCGCTCGCTGGGCGTGCGCTTGCTGCGTCGCTCGACCCACGCGATGAAGCTCACCGAGGACGGCGAACGCTGCTACGAACGCGCCAAGGAACTGCTGGCGAACTGGGAGGCCTTCGAGGCCGAGTTGCGCGGCGCCGGCGACGAAGCCGAGGGCAGCCTGCGCGTGATCGCGCCCCATGCCTTTGGCCAGCAGCAACTGGTCGAGCCGCTGGCGCGCTTCCTGCGGCGCTACCCGCGTGTCACCGTCGAATGGCTGCTGCACGACGACATGCAGGACTTCGTGGCGAATGGCGTCGACTGCGCCATCCAGGTGGGCGAGGTCCGCGATCCTTCGGTGGTGGCGCTCAAACTGGCGGAGGTGCCGCGCATCGTGATCGCCGCGCCTTCGGTGCTCGAGGGCCGGCCCCTACCCGCCCATCCCTCCGAACTGGCAAGCCTGCCCTGGCTGGCGCTGCGCACCTTCTACCGCAACGAGGTGACGCTCACGCATGCGGCGAGCGGCGAAACCCTGCGTTTCGCGATCCGGCCGCGCCTGAGCACCGACAGCTTGCTGGCCATGCGCAGCGCCGCGCTCGCGGGGCTGGGCGCGTGCGCCGCATCGGCCTGGCTACCGGTCGATGATCTGGTGCAGGGGCGCCTGCTCCATCTGGCACCCGAATGGCGCGCGGCGCCCTTGCCGGTCTACCTGGTCTACCCCCACGCGCGCTTCCAGCCGGCCCGGTTGCGCCGCTTCATCGAGGCAATGCGGGAGGCGATGCCCGCCATCTTCGGAATGGACGTGCCGGCGGGGGCAGGCAATCAGGCGCTTGCGGGGCGCGGTCCGCGCCCGCCTCTATAG
- a CDS encoding malto-oligosyltrehalose synthase yields MAEAEHHGASEAIARLCAHFGIALDYHDIWGAHRPVPRETLLALLSEFGVRLHDDAQADALLEAERRASWSHGLPPVRVIRASSADWMLPLRMPASMALLRWQLWDEDGAQHQGEIDAAALPETASIELDGTRWCERQVPFAHGLTMGYHRLRIEGLEGETLIVSAPERCWRPAALRDGGRVWGPALQLYALRSRRNWGIGDFTDLAQLITQMAPRGADIVGLNPLHALFPHNPAHASPYSPSSRRWLNVLYIDVEATPDFADCETARRLVGSLEFQTRLAALRELPLVNHAGVAQAKFEVLELLFTHFRTRHLSKDGCDALDDTGVSFLEFVANRGESLRRHALFEALQAHFHAADPAVWGWPLWPGDYRDPGSPAVAAFAREHAERVQFHQYLQWLADAQLARANAHCKALGLGIGLYLDLAVSSDRGGSDVWSEGALFAAEASVGAPPDEFNPSGQGWGLPPLRPDRLRAEGYRFFIDTLRANMRDAGALRIDHVMGLMRLFWIPGGRTARDGGYVHYPLDEMLAIVALESQRHRCLVIGEDLGTVAPEMREALARFDILSYRLLFFERESDGAFKPAAAYPAQALAAVATHDLHTLAGWWSGEDLRLRLRLGLIADEAQLEQQLLDRARQRVQLLLAVRHAGHLSADDVAQASTESRLSPRMVEAVHAFLAEAPALLMMVQLEDVLGVVEQANMPGTTHEQPNWQRKLPADLQTLAASAEMDSLARTLARLRPHARVADAAQRSAMQARIPRATYRLQFHKGFRFDDAIRVLPYLARLGISHVYCSPIQRARAGSMHGYDVVAHDQVNPELGGREGFRRFVAALRVHDMGQLLDLVPNHMGVMGADNAWWMDVLENGPASLYAQHFDIDWHPLNPELAGKVLVPVLGDHYGDVLMSGDLVLRFDEGSGSLAVYYFEHRFPLAPDSYPRVLGGAAMQLEEAALAAQLAGISSAFGRLLGREASDDPARAEQARDKELLKTQLAQLPARQPAVARAITARVAELNLPSARDELHALIEVQAWRLAYWRVAADDINYRRFFDINSLAGLRMEREGVFEATQSLALDLAASGQVDGLRIDHPDGLYDPTRYFRQLQEGYAQRAGLVLAERDDDGRPARPLYVVAEKIKAEDEEVPGEWHVHGTTGYRFANVANGVLIDTAAAEKFEKTWRNFTGVRDSFLSLARAGKRDIMRTALASELTVLSTELLRIARADRRTRDYTFNALQRALGEIAACLPVYRTYIIEAPSAQDERFITWATREARRGSREADVSIYDFVQQTLLGRAVPDADEALQRRVLHLSIRFQQFSAPVTAKGVEDTAFYRYFPLSALNEVGGEPARFGMTVEQFHEASADRARHWPHTMLASSTHDNKRSEDVRCRIDVLSEMPGTWRLALRRWRAMTRGIRGRLEAGGALSSAPSSTDEYLLYQTLLGTLPAEGLDDSTREPYTERIVGYMQKAAREAKLHTRWTNPDEAYEQALEAFVRAVLSREADPRFVDDLQTLARTLAWFGALNSLSLTLLKFGSPGVPDVYQGNELMDLSLVDPDNRRPVDYALRMRRLDELEAMTRTGDLPARVAALVPAAARDGRAKLWVGWRMLSLRREQPALFREGDYRGLPAEGAKAAHVVAFMRRHEDQVLVLIAARLFSSLAGIGQPPLGEVWEDTTVRLPEVPEGTRFENVLTGETFVLQDGAIRISAAFAHFPGAALWAKP; encoded by the coding sequence TTGGCTGAAGCGGAACATCACGGCGCTTCGGAAGCGATCGCGCGCCTCTGCGCCCACTTCGGCATCGCACTCGACTACCACGACATCTGGGGCGCGCACCGGCCGGTGCCGCGCGAGACCCTGCTCGCACTGCTGTCCGAGTTCGGCGTGCGGCTGCACGACGACGCGCAGGCCGACGCACTGCTGGAGGCGGAGCGCCGTGCAAGCTGGTCGCATGGCTTGCCGCCGGTGCGGGTGATACGAGCGTCCAGCGCCGACTGGATGCTGCCCCTGCGCATGCCCGCCTCGATGGCGCTGCTGCGCTGGCAGCTGTGGGACGAGGACGGTGCGCAGCATCAGGGCGAGATCGATGCGGCGGCACTGCCCGAAACGGCCTCCATCGAACTCGACGGCACGCGCTGGTGCGAGCGCCAGGTACCGTTCGCCCACGGCCTGACGATGGGCTACCACCGGCTGCGCATCGAAGGGCTGGAGGGCGAGACCCTCATCGTCAGCGCGCCGGAGCGCTGCTGGCGCCCGGCGGCGCTGCGCGACGGCGGCCGGGTGTGGGGTCCGGCGCTGCAGCTCTACGCGCTGCGCTCGCGGCGCAACTGGGGGATCGGCGACTTCACCGATCTTGCCCAGCTCATCACCCAGATGGCGCCCCGGGGTGCCGACATCGTCGGCCTCAACCCGCTGCATGCGCTGTTTCCGCACAACCCGGCGCATGCAAGCCCGTACAGCCCATCCTCGCGGCGCTGGCTCAACGTGCTCTACATCGACGTCGAAGCCACGCCGGACTTTGCCGACTGCGAAACCGCGCGCAGGCTGGTGGGGTCGCTCGAATTCCAGACGCGGCTGGCCGCGCTGCGCGAGCTGCCGCTGGTGAACCATGCCGGCGTCGCGCAGGCAAAGTTCGAAGTGCTGGAGCTGCTGTTCACGCACTTTCGAACGCGTCACCTGTCGAAGGATGGCTGCGACGCGCTGGACGACACAGGCGTTTCGTTCCTGGAGTTCGTCGCCAATCGCGGCGAATCGCTGCGGCGGCATGCCTTGTTCGAGGCGCTGCAGGCGCACTTCCACGCGGCCGATCCGGCCGTGTGGGGCTGGCCGCTCTGGCCCGGGGACTACAGGGACCCCGGGAGCCCCGCCGTTGCCGCCTTCGCACGCGAGCATGCCGAGCGCGTGCAGTTCCACCAGTACCTGCAGTGGCTGGCCGACGCCCAGCTGGCGCGTGCCAACGCGCACTGCAAGGCGCTCGGCCTCGGCATCGGCCTGTACCTCGACCTCGCGGTGTCGAGCGACCGCGGCGGCTCCGACGTCTGGAGCGAGGGTGCGCTGTTCGCCGCCGAGGCGAGCGTGGGCGCGCCGCCCGATGAATTCAACCCCAGCGGCCAGGGCTGGGGACTGCCGCCGCTGCGGCCCGATCGCCTGCGGGCGGAAGGCTACCGGTTCTTCATCGATACCTTGCGCGCCAACATGCGAGACGCCGGCGCCCTGCGCATCGACCACGTCATGGGGCTGATGCGGCTGTTCTGGATTCCCGGAGGCCGCACCGCGCGCGATGGCGGGTACGTGCATTACCCGCTCGACGAGATGCTGGCCATCGTCGCGCTCGAAAGCCAGCGCCACCGCTGCCTGGTGATCGGCGAGGACCTCGGCACCGTCGCGCCCGAGATGCGCGAGGCGCTCGCGCGCTTCGACATCCTGTCGTATCGGCTGCTGTTCTTCGAACGCGAGTCCGATGGCGCCTTCAAGCCGGCGGCGGCCTACCCCGCGCAGGCACTGGCTGCCGTGGCCACCCACGATCTCCACACGCTCGCGGGCTGGTGGAGCGGCGAGGACCTTCGGCTGCGCTTGCGCCTCGGGCTGATCGCCGACGAGGCGCAGCTCGAGCAGCAGTTGCTCGATCGCGCCCGCCAGCGCGTGCAGCTGCTGCTTGCGGTGCGGCATGCCGGCCACCTGAGCGCCGACGATGTCGCGCAGGCCAGCACCGAGTCGCGCCTGTCGCCGCGCATGGTCGAGGCGGTGCATGCCTTCCTCGCCGAGGCGCCCGCCTTGCTCATGATGGTCCAGCTCGAGGACGTGCTCGGCGTCGTCGAGCAGGCCAACATGCCCGGCACGACGCACGAGCAGCCCAACTGGCAACGCAAGCTGCCGGCCGATCTGCAGACCTTGGCCGCCAGTGCGGAGATGGATTCGCTCGCGCGCACGCTGGCCCGGCTGCGTCCCCACGCGCGCGTGGCAGACGCGGCGCAGCGCAGCGCGATGCAGGCGCGCATCCCGCGCGCCACCTACCGGCTCCAGTTCCACAAGGGCTTCCGCTTCGACGACGCGATCCGCGTGCTGCCTTATCTCGCCCGCCTGGGCATCAGCCATGTGTACTGCTCGCCGATCCAGCGCGCAAGGGCGGGCAGCATGCACGGCTACGACGTGGTCGCGCACGACCAGGTCAACCCCGAGCTCGGCGGGCGCGAAGGCTTCCGTCGCTTCGTCGCCGCGCTGCGCGTGCACGACATGGGGCAGTTGCTGGACCTGGTGCCAAACCACATGGGCGTGATGGGCGCCGACAACGCGTGGTGGATGGACGTGCTGGAGAACGGCCCCGCCTCGCTCTATGCCCAGCACTTCGACATCGACTGGCATCCGCTCAATCCCGAGCTTGCGGGCAAGGTACTGGTCCCGGTGCTGGGCGACCACTACGGCGACGTGCTGATGAGCGGCGACCTGGTGCTGCGTTTCGACGAAGGCAGCGGGAGCCTCGCGGTGTATTACTTCGAGCACCGCTTTCCGCTGGCGCCCGACAGCTATCCGCGGGTGCTCGGCGGCGCGGCGATGCAGCTCGAGGAGGCAGCGCTCGCGGCTCAGCTGGCCGGCATTTCCTCGGCCTTCGGGCGCCTGCTCGGGCGCGAGGCGAGCGACGACCCGGCGCGTGCCGAGCAGGCCCGCGACAAGGAGCTGCTCAAGACCCAGTTGGCGCAACTGCCGGCTCGCCAGCCGGCCGTTGCGCGCGCCATCACCGCGCGCGTGGCCGAGCTCAACTTGCCGAGTGCACGGGACGAGCTGCACGCGCTGATCGAGGTACAGGCGTGGCGGCTCGCCTACTGGCGCGTGGCCGCGGACGATATCAACTACCGGCGCTTCTTCGACATCAACTCGCTCGCAGGGCTGCGCATGGAGCGCGAGGGGGTGTTCGAAGCCACGCAGTCCCTCGCGCTCGACCTCGCCGCCTCGGGACAGGTCGATGGGCTGCGCATCGACCATCCGGATGGCCTCTACGACCCGACCCGCTATTTCCGGCAGTTGCAGGAAGGCTATGCGCAGCGCGCCGGCCTGGTGCTGGCCGAGCGCGACGACGACGGCCGGCCGGCGCGGCCGCTCTACGTCGTGGCCGAGAAGATCAAGGCCGAGGACGAGGAAGTGCCCGGGGAGTGGCATGTGCACGGCACCACCGGCTATCGCTTCGCCAACGTGGCGAATGGCGTGCTCATCGACACCGCCGCGGCAGAGAAGTTCGAGAAGACCTGGCGCAACTTCACCGGCGTGCGAGACAGCTTCCTGAGCCTGGCGCGCGCCGGCAAGCGCGACATCATGCGCACCGCGCTTGCCTCGGAGCTGACGGTGCTGTCCACCGAGCTGCTGCGCATCGCGCGCGCCGACCGGCGTACGCGCGACTACACCTTCAATGCGCTTCAGCGCGCGCTGGGCGAGATCGCGGCCTGCCTGCCGGTCTACCGCACGTACATCATCGAGGCACCCTCGGCGCAGGACGAACGCTTCATCACCTGGGCTACCCGCGAGGCGCGGCGCGGCAGCCGGGAAGCGGACGTCTCGATCTACGATTTCGTGCAACAGACCCTGCTCGGACGCGCCGTGCCCGATGCCGACGAGGCCCTGCAACGGCGCGTGCTTCACCTGTCGATCCGCTTCCAGCAGTTCAGCGCGCCGGTCACGGCAAAGGGCGTGGAGGACACTGCCTTCTACCGCTACTTCCCCCTGAGTGCGCTCAACGAGGTGGGCGGCGAGCCGGCGCGCTTCGGGATGACGGTGGAGCAGTTCCACGAGGCAAGCGCCGATCGCGCGCGGCACTGGCCGCACACCATGCTGGCCAGCTCCACGCACGACAACAAGCGCTCCGAGGACGTGCGCTGCCGCATCGACGTGCTGTCGGAAATGCCGGGGACCTGGCGCCTGGCGCTGCGGCGCTGGCGCGCGATGACGCGCGGAATCCGCGGCAGGCTGGAAGCCGGTGGCGCGCTGTCCAGCGCCCCCTCCTCCACCGACGAATACCTGCTCTACCAGACCTTGCTGGGCACGCTGCCCGCCGAGGGCCTCGACGACAGCACCCGCGAGCCCTACACCGAGCGCATCGTGGGCTACATGCAGAAGGCGGCGCGCGAGGCCAAGCTCCACACCCGATGGACGAACCCCGACGAAGCCTACGAGCAGGCGCTGGAAGCCTTCGTGCGCGCGGTGCTGAGTCGCGAGGCCGACCCGCGCTTCGTCGACGACCTGCAGACGCTGGCCCGCACGCTGGCCTGGTTCGGGGCGCTCAACAGCCTCTCGCTGACGCTGCTGAAATTCGGTTCGCCCGGCGTGCCGGACGTGTACCAGGGCAACGAGCTGATGGACCTGAGCCTGGTCGATCCGGACAACCGGAGGCCGGTGGACTACGCACTGCGCATGCGCCGCCTGGACGAACTCGAGGCAATGACCCGCACCGGCGATCTTCCGGCCCGCGTCGCCGCGCTGGTGCCTGCCGCGGCCCGCGATGGACGCGCCAAGCTCTGGGTTGGCTGGCGCATGCTGTCGCTGCGCCGCGAGCAGCCTGCGCTGTTCCGCGAAGGCGACTATCGAGGACTACCGGCCGAAGGCGCGAAAGCCGCGCACGTGGTGGCCTTCATGCGCCGGCACGAGGACCAGGTGCTGGTGTTGATTGCGGCGCGCCTGTTCAGCTCGCTTGCCGGCATCGGCCAGCCGCCGCTCGGCGAAGTGTGGGAGGACACAACGGTGCGCCTGCCGGAGGTGCCCGAGGGCACGCGCTTCGAGAACGTGCTGACGGGCGAGACCTTCGTGCTGCAGGACGGCGCGATCCGCATCTCGGCTGCCTTCGCCCATTTCCCCGGCGCGGCCTTGTGGGCGAAGCCTTGA